Proteins encoded in a region of the Coffea eugenioides isolate CCC68of chromosome 4, Ceug_1.0, whole genome shotgun sequence genome:
- the LOC113769096 gene encoding uncharacterized protein LOC113769096 codes for MDKRAPDPIIILKVDTNCCDDCSGKLQKALLEINGVNQAIVDPQKKSVSIRGNANSCMLIEEIARMGKRAELMFYDKEPKVEGHHQKNVRFAQGKHPSTDDHHKQNVRQDDGHKHFCCDDHDDGGEENMPSWGSKNIFGSHSDYPRQTHFCPESSRHDARNPNYSRWFREEPLPYDHPRWRMPPPPPSSYFYGPFRGRRPMSQFDHFPH; via the exons ATGGATAAGCGTGCTCCTGATCCG ATTATTATTCTAAAAGTCGACACCAACTGCTGTGATGATTGCTCGGGAAAACTGCAGAAAGCATTGTTGGAGATTAATG GTGTTAATCAAGCTATTGTTGATCCACAAAAGAAATCGGTATCAATTAGAGGCAATGCAAACTCTTGCATGCTGATTGAGGAAATTGCCAGGATGGGAAAGAGAGCAGAACTCATGTTCTATGACAAGGAGCCTAAAGTTGAAGGACACCACCAAAAGAATGTGAGATTCGCTCAAGGAAAGCATCCGTCCACAGATGATCATCATAAGCAAAATGTTAGACAAGATGATGGACACAAACACTTTTGTTGTGATGATCATGATGATGGTGGGGAGGAAAATATGCCTTCATGGGGTAGTAAAAACATTTTTGGGAGCCACAGTGATTATCCTAGACAGACACATTTTTGTCCAGAAAGTTCAAGGCATGATGCTAGGAATCCAAATTACTCGAGATGGTTTAGGGAGGAGCCACTTCCGTATGACCATCCACGATGGAGAATGCCGCCGCCGCCACCTTCATCTTATTTCTATGGTCCGTTCAGGGGGAGGAGGCCCATGTCTCAATTTGATCACTTTCCCCACTAG
- the LOC113769097 gene encoding putative disease resistance RPP13-like protein 3, whose amino-acid sequence MGSMKLMIAAKDRKTTLAKKVYNHADVRTRFNCRAWVCISSSYNHKETLRAIIKQLNPITNQLLEMLERMQEQDLEQKLHQDLHDKRYLVVLDDIWKEEGWDCLARAFPDVNTSSRLLLTSRNRDVAKHADALSHPHELETLGQEDSWQLFLNKALGHGANVGCPLDFHEVGQKIARRCAGPPLAITVIGALLLGKKKLESEWEKVLNNINTYLSRSKSRVSAILELKGVMQKRDAENLEETAAYYVEQLFSRNMVQVAETAVDQRIKSCHDLLREFAISKAKEENFFQIHEIRDGEILAESSLSFETFGKLRIVDLENVRINSVPEEIGEVRFLRDQEDLRDMQVEKAALPQLQCLRIRNCRSLRVLPKELKHISTLDKLELVDMSKDFVSRLDAGLVSNVPYLKIF is encoded by the exons atgGGCTCAATGAAACTGATGATAGCTGCAAAAG ACCGTAAGACAACTCTAGCCAAAAAAGTTTATAACCATGCTGATGTCAGGACAAGATTCAACTGCCGGGCTTGGGTCTGCATCTCTTCCAGCTACAATCACAAAGAGACGCTGAGAGCAATCATAAAGCAATTGAATCCGATAACTAATCAGCTACTTGAAATGTTGGAAAGGATGCAAGAGCAAGATTTGGAACAAAAGCTCCATCAAGATCTACATGATAAGCGTTATCTTGTGGTACTCGATGATATATGGAAGGAAGAAGGGTGGGATTGTCTTGCCAGGGCCTTTCCTGACGTTAATACATCAAGTAGATTGCTACTTACAAGTCGTAATCGCGATGTTGCCAAACACGCAGATGCTCTGAGCCACCCACATGAGTTGGAAACTTTGGGGCAGGAAGACAGCTGGCAGTTGTTTCTCAATAAGGCCTTAGGCCATGGAGCTAATGTTGGGTGTCCTCTGGACTTCCACGAAGTAGGCCAAAAGATTGCAAGGAGATGTGCCGGTCCACCACTGGCAATCACAGTTATAGGTGCCCTGCTCCTGGGCAAGAAGAAGTTGGAGAGTGAATGGGAGAAAGTTCTCAACAACATTAATACATACCTATCAAGGAGCAAGAGTAGAGTATCAGCAATTCTGGAATTGA AGGGAGTAATGCAGAAAAGAGATGCAGAAAATTTAGAGGAAACTGCAGCATATTATGTGGAACAACTTTTTAGCAGAAATATGGTTCAGGTTGCAGAGACAGCTGTTGATCAGAGGATTAAAAGCTGTCATGATTTATTGCGAGAATTTGCAATCAgcaaggcaaaggaagaaaatttttttcagATCCATGAGATCAGGGATGGTGAAATATTAGCAGAATCCAG tcttagcttcgaaactttCGGAAAGCTTAGGATAGTAGACCTTGAGAATGTTAGGATTAATTCCGTGCCAGAAGAAATTGGTGAAGTCAGGTTTCTGAG AGACCAAGAAGACTTGCGTGACATGCAGGTGGAGAAAGCTGCACTGCCACAGCTCCAGTGCCTGAGAATCAGGAACTGCCGCTCATTACGCGTGTTGCCGAAAGAGCTGAAGCACATATCTACTCTTGATAAGCTTGAGCTTGTGGACATGTCAAAAGATTTTGTCAGTAGGCTTGATGCGGGGTTGGTATCCAATGTCCCTTACCTCAAAATATTTTGA